The following coding sequences are from one Streptomyces dengpaensis window:
- a CDS encoding helix-turn-helix transcriptional regulator: MTDRRLWSYKEIAAHIKVQPDTVRSYRKHGLLPPPDHVEAGKPYWYADTVRAWVASRPGNRSRRDD; this comes from the coding sequence ATGACCGACCGAAGGCTCTGGTCGTACAAGGAGATCGCTGCGCACATCAAGGTGCAGCCGGACACCGTCCGGTCGTACCGGAAGCACGGGCTGCTTCCTCCGCCCGACCATGTGGAGGCCGGAAAGCCCTACTGGTACGCGGACACCGTCCGGGCCTGGGTCGCCTCCCGGCCGGGGAACCGGAGCCGCCGGGACGACTGA
- a CDS encoding sugar phosphate isomerase/epimerase family protein codes for MTSLPPQSSPGPSPQPTPPSSLSRIRIGSAPDSWGVWFPDDPQQVPWQRFLDEVSASGYEWIELGPYGYLPTDPAVLKEETERRGLTVSAGTVFTGLHRGPEVWESTWAHVSDIAALTQAMGAEHLVVIPAFWRDDKTGAVLEDSTLTPAQWRQLTTQTERLAHEVRERYGLSIVVHPHADTHIDSEENVTRFLDATDSSLVSLCLDTGHYAYCGGDSVKLIETYGERIGYLHLKQVDPLVLAEVRANEVPFGPAVARGVMCEPPSGVPALEPVLAAAQRLGVDLFAIVEQDMYPCPPDKPLPIAQRTRAFLRSCGA; via the coding sequence ATGACGTCGTTGCCACCTCAGTCATCGCCCGGGCCGTCGCCGCAGCCGACGCCTCCTTCCTCACTGTCCCGCATCCGGATCGGATCGGCTCCCGACTCCTGGGGCGTGTGGTTCCCCGACGATCCCCAGCAGGTCCCGTGGCAGCGCTTCCTCGACGAGGTCTCCGCGTCGGGGTACGAGTGGATCGAGCTGGGCCCGTACGGCTATCTGCCCACCGACCCGGCCGTCCTCAAGGAGGAGACCGAGCGGCGCGGGCTGACGGTCTCGGCCGGCACGGTCTTCACCGGGCTGCACCGGGGCCCCGAGGTGTGGGAGTCCACCTGGGCGCATGTCTCGGACATCGCGGCACTCACCCAGGCGATGGGCGCCGAGCACCTCGTCGTCATCCCGGCCTTCTGGCGGGACGACAAGACGGGCGCGGTACTGGAGGACAGCACGCTGACGCCGGCGCAGTGGCGCCAGCTGACCACCCAGACCGAGCGGCTCGCCCATGAGGTGCGCGAGCGGTACGGGCTGAGCATCGTCGTCCACCCGCACGCCGACACGCACATCGACAGCGAGGAGAACGTCACGCGCTTCCTCGACGCGACCGACTCCTCGCTCGTGTCGCTGTGCCTGGACACCGGCCACTACGCGTACTGCGGCGGCGACAGCGTCAAGCTCATCGAGACGTACGGCGAACGCATCGGCTATCTCCACCTCAAGCAGGTGGACCCGCTGGTCCTGGCCGAAGTGCGCGCGAACGAGGTGCCGTTCGGGCCGGCGGTGGCGCGCGGGGTGATGTGCGAACCGCCGTCCGGCGTACCGGCCCTCGAGCCCGTACTCGCTGCCGCGCAGCGGCTCGGCGTCGATCTCTTCGCCATCGTCGAGCAGGACATGTATCCCTGCCCGCCGGACAAGCCACTGCCGATCGCGCAACGGACACGGGCGTTCCTGCGGTCCTGCGGGGCGTAG
- a CDS encoding heavy-metal-associated domain-containing protein, with amino-acid sequence MTAQTEAPGSVTAVYKVSGMSCGHCEGSVSSEIAEIAGVSSVKAVASTGEVTVVSAVPLDQDAVRAAVDEAGFELVGQA; translated from the coding sequence ATGACCGCCCAGACCGAAGCCCCGGGTTCCGTCACCGCCGTCTACAAGGTGAGCGGCATGAGCTGCGGGCACTGCGAAGGCTCGGTCAGCAGCGAGATCGCCGAGATCGCCGGCGTCAGCTCGGTGAAGGCCGTCGCCTCGACGGGCGAGGTCACCGTCGTCTCCGCCGTTCCGCTCGACCAGGACGCGGTGCGCGCCGCGGTCGACGAGGCGGGTTTCGAGCTCGTCGGCCAGGCCTGA
- a CDS encoding heavy metal translocating P-type ATPase has product MTSTTAETAPAEAPIAALSEVELTIGGMTCASCAARVEKKLNRLDGVTATVNFATEKAKVAYPLGVQVSDLIATVVKTGYTAEEPPPPTPPQEEPPTESSAEGPAEDPELVSLRQRLTVSVLLAVPVILLSMIPALQFDNWQWLALTLAAPVVVWGGLPFHRAALTNARHGAATMDTLVSVGTLSAFGWSLWALFWGDAGMPGMRDEFRLTVERMDGASTIYLEVAAGVIAFILLGRYLEARSKRRAGAALRALMELGAKDVTVLRDGGEVRIPVARLAVGDRFVVRPGEKIATDGTVLEGSSAVDASMLTGESVPVDVTAGSSVTGATVNAGGRLVVEATRVGADTQLARMARLVEDAQNGKAEVQRLADRISGIFVPIVLLIALGTFAVWLAVAGGSAAAFTAAVAVLIIACPCALGLATPTALMVGTGRGAQLGILIKGPEVLESTRRVDTVVLDKTGTVTTGRMKLQEVYVADGAAEKDVLRLAGALEHASEHPIAQAIAAGAQERAGALWEVEDFENVPGLGVRGRVAGHDVTVGRLLHGALPDELARAKDEAEGRTAVVVTRDGVALGVVTVADAIKETSAEAVRALRALGLTPVLLTGDNRAVAQAVARAVGIDSGNVVAEVLPEDKVAVVKRLQGEGRTVAMVGDGVNDAAALATADLGLAMGTGTDAAIEASDLTLVRGDLRVAADAIRLSRRTLTTIKGNLVWAFGYNVAALPLAAAGLLNPMIAGAAMAFSSVFVVTNSLRLRTFS; this is encoded by the coding sequence GTGACCAGCACCACCGCTGAGACAGCCCCCGCCGAAGCGCCCATAGCCGCGCTCTCGGAAGTCGAACTCACGATCGGCGGAATGACCTGCGCCTCCTGCGCGGCCCGCGTCGAGAAGAAGCTCAACCGCCTGGACGGCGTCACCGCCACGGTCAACTTCGCCACGGAGAAGGCGAAGGTCGCCTACCCCTTGGGGGTTCAGGTCTCCGATCTGATCGCCACCGTGGTGAAGACGGGATACACGGCCGAGGAACCTCCGCCGCCCACACCTCCCCAGGAGGAACCGCCCACCGAGAGCTCCGCCGAAGGCCCCGCTGAGGACCCCGAGCTGGTGTCTCTGCGGCAGCGGCTGACCGTCTCCGTCCTCCTCGCCGTCCCCGTGATCCTGCTGTCGATGATCCCGGCCCTCCAGTTCGACAACTGGCAGTGGCTCGCGCTGACGCTCGCCGCCCCCGTCGTCGTCTGGGGCGGGCTGCCCTTCCACAGGGCCGCGCTGACGAACGCGCGGCACGGCGCCGCCACCATGGACACGCTGGTCTCGGTCGGCACGCTCTCGGCGTTCGGCTGGTCCCTGTGGGCGCTGTTCTGGGGGGACGCCGGGATGCCCGGCATGCGCGACGAATTCAGGCTCACCGTCGAGCGCATGGACGGCGCGTCGACGATCTACCTCGAAGTCGCCGCCGGCGTCATCGCGTTCATCCTGCTCGGCCGCTATCTGGAGGCCCGCTCCAAGCGGCGCGCGGGTGCGGCGCTGCGGGCGCTGATGGAACTGGGCGCCAAGGACGTGACCGTACTGCGGGACGGCGGTGAGGTCCGCATCCCCGTCGCGCGTCTCGCGGTCGGCGACCGTTTCGTCGTACGGCCCGGCGAGAAGATCGCCACCGACGGGACGGTGCTGGAAGGTTCCTCCGCCGTCGACGCCTCCATGCTGACGGGCGAGTCGGTGCCGGTGGATGTCACGGCGGGCTCCTCGGTCACCGGCGCGACCGTGAACGCCGGGGGGCGGCTCGTCGTCGAGGCGACCCGGGTCGGCGCCGACACCCAACTCGCGCGGATGGCGCGGCTCGTCGAGGACGCGCAGAACGGCAAGGCCGAGGTGCAGCGCCTGGCCGACCGGATCTCCGGGATCTTCGTGCCCATCGTCCTGCTGATCGCGCTCGGCACGTTCGCGGTCTGGCTCGCGGTCGCCGGCGGCTCCGCCGCCGCCTTCACCGCGGCCGTCGCGGTGCTGATCATCGCCTGCCCGTGCGCGCTGGGCCTGGCCACACCGACCGCCCTGATGGTCGGCACGGGGCGCGGCGCCCAGCTCGGCATCCTCATCAAGGGCCCGGAGGTCCTGGAGTCCACACGCCGCGTCGACACCGTCGTCCTGGACAAGACCGGCACGGTCACGACGGGACGGATGAAACTTCAAGAGGTGTACGTCGCCGACGGCGCCGCCGAGAAGGACGTCCTGCGGCTCGCCGGCGCCCTGGAACACGCCTCCGAGCATCCGATTGCCCAGGCGATCGCGGCAGGCGCTCAGGAACGCGCCGGGGCGCTTTGGGAAGTGGAAGACTTCGAGAACGTTCCGGGGCTCGGCGTACGCGGCCGCGTGGCGGGCCACGACGTCACCGTGGGGCGGCTTCTTCATGGCGCCCTTCCGGACGAGCTGGCCCGCGCCAAGGACGAGGCCGAGGGGCGTACGGCCGTCGTGGTCACCCGGGACGGTGTGGCACTCGGTGTCGTGACCGTCGCCGACGCGATCAAGGAGACCAGCGCCGAGGCCGTACGCGCGCTGCGCGCCCTGGGGCTCACCCCGGTCCTGCTCACCGGCGACAACCGGGCGGTCGCCCAGGCCGTGGCGCGGGCCGTCGGCATCGACTCCGGGAATGTGGTCGCGGAGGTGCTGCCCGAGGACAAGGTGGCCGTCGTCAAGCGGCTGCAGGGCGAGGGCCGGACCGTCGCGATGGTCGGGGACGGGGTCAATGACGCGGCGGCCCTGGCAACCGCCGACCTGGGCCTGGCGATGGGTACGGGCACGGACGCGGCGATCGAGGCGAGCGATCTGACGCTGGTACGGGGGGATCTGCGGGTCGCCGCGGACGCGATCCGGCTGTCGCGGCGGACGCTCACGACCATCAAGGGCAACCTGGTGTGGGCGTTCGGATACAACGTGGCGGCGCTGCCGCTCGCCGCCGCCGGGCTCCTCAACCCCATGATCGCGGGCGCCGCGATGGCCTTCTCGTCGGTGTTCGTGGTGACGAACAGCCTTCGGCTCAGGACATTCTCATGA